AACTGAGTGATCCGTTAGACCAAAATACGGAACGGTTATTCGCTTCCGAGATGGTTAGGGGACAGCGGAAGGGGTATCAAATTGAGAAACGATATCGCTGTAAAAATGGGAGTCAAATTTGGGGTCGGTTGAGTGTTTCTCTGGTGTCTGGGAAAGGAGAAACGGCGCAGTTTGCGATCGCAATGGTGGAAGATATCACCGCCCGCAAACAAGCGGAATCTGAATTAATTCTCACGCGCAAGGCGGTGGAAAGTTCTGGGGATGCGATCGCCATAAGTAATCGGTTTGGCTGTCATATTTATCAAAATACGGCATTTTCTCGGCTTTATGAATATGAGACCCCGGAACAGTTAAATGCCGCAGGAGGACCCCTAGCGGTTTTTGCGGACCCGATCCTCGGGACCGAGGTATTTGAAACGATTATGGGGGGGAACTCCTGGAGTGGAGAAGTCATCCACCGCACTTCGGGCGATCGGACCATTCCGGTCCTGTTGAGTGCCGATGCCATTAAGGACCCCAGCGGGACCATTGTCGGACTGATCTCGATTAGTACAGACATTTCCCAGCGAGTTCGCGCCGAACAAGACCTGAAAAAGGCACTCCATGCCGCAGAGGCAGCGAGTCGTTCTAAAAGTACCTTTTTGGCTAATATGAGTCATGAACTTCGCACCCCCCTCAATGCCATTATCGGCTATAGCGAAATCCTCACTGAGGAAATGGAGGATGCCGGAGAGCAAGAGGCGATCGCTGACTTGACCAAAATTAGAACCGCTGGAAAACACCTATTAGCTTTAATTAACGATATCTTAGATATCTCAAAAATTGAAGCCGGACGGATGACCCTGTATCTGGAACCGTTCGACATCACCCTGCTGATTTCTGAGGTAATCAGTACCGTTAAACCCTTAATCGAAAAAAATGGCAATCACTTAGAAATCAACTGCGATCCAGCGGGGGGAGTGATGACGGGAGACTTAACCAAAGTGCGGCAGATTTTGTTCAATCTGCTCAGTAATGCCGCGAAATTTACCGAAAACGGGACGATCGCCTTAACCGTTACTCCCAGTGAATCTGGGGAATGGGTTCATGATCCTGTAACCCCTGACACTCCTGGGGAAAAGACTCCAGGAATTGAGTTTCGCCTCAGCGATACCGGCATCGGCATTTCCCCCGAACAACTGGAAAACATTTTTGAAGCCTTTAGTCAAGCCGATGCCTCCACGACTCGTAAGTATGGGGGAACGGGTTTAGGACTAGCCATTTCCAAACGATTCTGCAAGATGATGGGGGGTGAAATCAGGGTGGAAAGTGAGGCGGAAAAAGGGTCTACTTTTACCCTGTGGTTGCCGATGGAGATGACTCCCACTGCCGAGAACATTCCCGAGTGAAACCCGTTATTGCCAGCCGATTTCTGCCTGTTCCAAAACGTAGGCGGCTACCGCTTCAATTTCTGGAATACTTAAGCGGTCATTGTAGGCAGGCATCGGGTTTTTCCCCTGGGTAATCAACTGGGCGATCGCCTCTTGGGTATCCCGATGATTTTTAGCTAAAGCTTTAAGTTTCAGGGTCTTTCCTCGGCGAATAATATTACCTCCATTGGCATGACACCCGGCACAGTGAACCGTAAAAAGTTTAGCCCCCTCCCCCGAATTGGCTGCCATTGCCGGTTGTATTCCCATCAGACTGATTGCCATGATCATGAATAGCATTACAGCCCTAATTAATCGCTGTTTCATCCTCGCTTTTCCTCTTACTTCTGGGTTAAATTCCTTTCTGAATTCCCTCGCTAGATTAAGAATCGGGTCAATTCATAAATTCCCCCTAATTCAGGAGAGAGAGAAGAAGTAAGGTGGGCATTGCCCACCTCATTAAGGTTACTCCCTTCACTTCATCCCAATCAGGGGAGGGTCTGGTTGAGTCAGAAGGGGTAAATTTATTTAGCCAAATTACTGGCTAACTCACGAGTAGGTGCTGCCAGAGGTTTTGGCGGAATGCTCATCGCTTTCAACCAATTAAAATTAGAAATCATGGCCCCGGTTAAGGTTTCATGAATTTGATATTTCACTCCAAATTCTTCACAAACTTCCATCAAAATTTTAGAAAGTTCAGGATAATGAATGTGGCAAATATGGGGATATAAATGATGGACTACTTGAAAATTCAGTCCTCCCATATACCAAGTAC
This portion of the Laspinema palackyanum D2c genome encodes:
- a CDS encoding c-type cytochrome, translating into MAISLMGIQPAMAANSGEGAKLFTVHCAGCHANGGNIIRRGKTLKLKALAKNHRDTQEAIAQLITQGKNPMPAYNDRLSIPEIEAVAAYVLEQAEIGWQ